The DNA window CATGATCGAGGACATCACCGAGCGCAAACAGAACGAGATGATGCTGCAATTGCGCGGCCGCGCGCTCGACGCCAGCGTCAACGCCATCGTCATCACCGCCCACGGCCCGGACGGCGACCTGATCGAGTACGCCAACCCGGCCTTCGCCCGCCTGTTCGGCCACAGCGACGCGGACGCCAACGGCCGGCGCCTGGAACTGATGCTCGGCCACGACCAGCACAGCGACGACGGCGAGGCGCTGCGCGCGGCACTGCAATCGCGCCAGGAGGTGACGTTGCTGATGGGCGCGCAGCATCGCGACGGCATGCCGCTGTGGACCCAGCTGCACCTGGCGCCGGTGCACACCGGCGCGGAGATCACCCACCACGTCTGCGTGCTCACCGACCTGACCGAAACCATCAACTACCAGGAACAGCTGGAGCACCAGGCCAGCCACGACGCGCTGACCGGCCTGCCCAACCGCGCCCTGTTCGGCGACCGCATGGCGCAGGCCATCAGCTACGCCCAACGCTACGGCCACGGCGTGTGGGTCGCGTTCATCGACCTCGACAACTTCAAGCTGGTCAACGACAGCGAAGGCCACCAGGCCGGCGACGAGCTGCTGTGCACCATCGGCGCGCGCCTGAGCGCCTGCCTCGACACGAGCGACACCGTCGCCCGGCTCGGCGGCGACGAATTCCTGCTGCTGATGCCGGACGCCGACGGCCGCGCCATGTCCATCCTGCTCGAGCGCGTGCTCGACGCCGTCAGCGCGCCGGTCGCGCTGGGCAAGCAATTGTTCACGGTCACCTGCAGCATCGGCGTCAGCGTCTACCCCAACGATGGCGCCGAGCCGCAGCAACTGCTCAAGCACGCCGACATCGCCATGTACCGCGCCAAGGAGGCCGGCCGCAACCAGATCCAGTTCTACGAGGCGGCCATGCACACCCGCATCGCCGAGCGCACGATGATCGAGGCCGAGCTGCGCCACGCGCTGCCGCGCAACGAGCTCAGTTTGCAGTACCAGCCCAAGGTCGATTTGCGCAGCGGCGCCGTGGTGGGCATGGAGGCGCTGCTGCGCTGGCGCCATCCGACGATGGGCATGGTGTCGCCGGCGCGCTTCATCGGCGTGGCCGAGGAGACCGGCATGATCGTGGCGATCGGCCGCTGGGTGCTGCGCGCCGCCTGCGCGCAGAACAAGGCCTGGCAAGCGGCCGGGCTAACGCCGTTGCGGGTGGCCGTCAACCTGTCGGCGCGCCAGTTCCGCGATCCGGCGCTGACCGGCGAGATCCTGGCGGCCCTGTCGGACAGCGGCCTGGAGGCGCAATACCTGGAGCTGGAGCTGACCGAGAGCCTGATGATGCACAACGTCGGCGAGGCGGTGGCGGTGGTCGAGCAGCTCAAGCGGCTCGGCATTGCGCTGTCGATCGACGACTTCGGCACCGGCTATTCGAGCCTGGCCTACCTGAAGCAATTCCCGGTCGACTACCTGAAGATCGACCAGTCGTTCACGCGCGAGATGCTGACCGAGCCGAAGGTGGCCGCGATCGTGCGCTCGGTGCTGGCGCTCGGCCATAGCCTTGGGTTCAAGGTGATTGCCGAGGGCGTCGAAACCGAGGCGCAACTGGCCTACCTGCGGCGCCATGGCTGCGACGAGATGCAGGGTTACTTCTTCAGCCGGCCGCTGCTGCCGGGCGACTTCGCCGAGCTGCTGCGGCAGGAGCGCGCCCTGGCGCCGCAGCTGAGCGCGGTGCAGCGCCAACAACAAACCTTGCTGCTGCTGGACGACGAATCGTCGATCCGCTCGTCGCTGAAAAGGCTGTTCCGCGTCGACGGCTACCATATCCTCAGCGCCGAGACGGCCGAGCAGGCATTCGACATGCTGGCCATGAACGAGGTGCAGGTGGTCATCAGCGACCAGCGCATGCCGGGCATGAACGGCACCGAGTTCCTCAGCCGGGTCAAGAACATGTACCCGGGCACGATACGCATCATCCTGTCCGGCTACGCCGATCTGGAATCGGTGCTCAACGCCATCAACCGGGGCGAGATCTACCGCTTCTACACCAAGCCGTGGGACGACCAGACCTTGCGCGACAACATACAGGAAGCCTTCGAATACCACCGGCTGCTGCATGCCGATTTGGGAAAGGTATGATAAGGTATTACTTATCACTAACGCACAGGGAGCGCTCTTATGGCCGCTGCTATTGCCCGCCCAATGTCGGTCAAGCTTGACCCGGATACCCGCGCCCGTCTTGAACACCTGGCGCAATCGCGCCGCAGGACTCCGCACTGGATGTTGCGCGAGGCCATCGCACAGTATGTCGAGCGTGAGGAAAAGCGCGAAACATTCAAACAAGATACGTTAAAGGCGTGGGAGGAGTATCAAACCGCCGGGTTGCATGTCACCGCCGACCAGGCCGACGCCTGGCTGGCGCAGCTGGCCGATGGAAACGACATCGATCCGCCTGAATGTCACGACTGATCTGGTCGCCGCGCGCGTTGCGTGACGTCCAGCGACGTTATCGTTTTCTGGCGGGTAACAATCCGGGCGCCGCGACGCGCGCCGTGCACGCCATCAGACACGGCGTCACGATGCTTGGGCATCGTCCAGAAATTGGGCGGCCGGTTGAGGACATGGAGGAAGCGTTCAGGGAATGGTCAATTGATTTTGGCGACAGTGGCTATGTAGCGCGCTACCGAGTCGAACCCGATACCGATACCGTCGTAATCTTGGCGGTACGTCATCAGAAAGAAGCGGGCCAGTAAACGCTGCATCGCCGTGCGCGAAGCGCGGGATTAGACCATCGGGATCGCGCGGCGATACTTGCGATTGAGTTGCAATTAAGATAAATCGCAGTCTACGGCACGGCTACAATGCCGACCATGACATTACACCGCCAAGACCGTTGGCCTGGCTTGCTGATGACCGGCGTGGCGCACGTCGCGGCCCTTTATTTCCTCTTGCAAAGCCAGCTTATGACGGATACGCCTCGCGCGCCGCGCGACGCGATTCAATGGCTGCTGCCTTGGCCGAAAGTGGAAGCTCAGAGTGTGGCGCCACCGCAGGCGCCCCGCGTCAAAAGGCAACCCGCCGCGCACCGACGAATTTCGCCAAGTGCCGAACCCGAGCCGGCAGCGCCAATGGCGGTGAGCGCGGGCGCACCAGCGCCAGCTCCCTACGATCCCTTCGCACCAACACCGGCCGGGCCACAGCCGCCCAACACCGACAGCATGCTGGCGCAGGCCAAGCGCGACGCCGGCAAGATCGACAAGGAGTTGCGCAAGACCTTCCCCATCGCCGAACCGCTGCCGCCGCCCGACAGCAAACAGGCCAGGCTGCAACGCGGGTTCGACGCCGCCCGCGAGGCGGTGCCGCCGAAGTGGTATCAGGGTGCCAGAATGGTGGAACTCAGCACGCCGGACGGCGAAAACAAGACCCGTACCTACAAGATCATCACCGCCCTGCTGACCTACTGCATTAACATCTATCCGGACGGCAGGAAGAGCTACACCGAGTGTCCGCGTTGATTATTTTTCCGCCGCGCCCAGCGGCGCCAGACGCCGCAGGCGTAGCGCCACCGCCATCGCCAGCAACAGCGCCAGGCCCAACACCACCACCACGCCGGGCCAGCCGTCGCGGCCCCACATGACGCCGGTGGCCGAACCGATCACGCTCGAACCAAGGTAATAGAAGAACAGGTACAGCGCCGACGCCAGCGCCTTGCCGGTGGTCGCGCGCCGTCCGACCCAGCTGCTGGCGACCGAGTGCGTGGCGAAGAAACCGTAGGTGAACAGGGCCACGCCGGCCACGATCAACGGCAGCCAGTTGGACAAGGTCAGCAACAAGCCGACGATCATGATGGCCATCACCGCCCACAGCACATGGCGGCGGCCGAAGCGGTCGGCCAGGCGCCCGGCCCAGACCGAGCTGTAGATCCCCAGCAGATACAGGAACGACACGGCGCCGACCAGGCTATGGTTCAAGCCGAACGGCGCGCCCAGCAGGCGATAGCCGATGTAGTTGTACAGGCTGACGAACGCGCCCATCAGCAGGAAGGCCAGCGCGAACAGCCACGGCATGCCCGGATCGGACAAATGAAGTTTGAAACCGGAGGCCATCGAGCGCACGCCGCCGCCGGAGGGCACGAAATGACGCGAGGCCGGCAGGCTGCGCCAGAATTCCCACGCCGCCAGCACGCCGGCCACCCCGACCGCGCCTATCGCCAGCCGCCACGAAAAATGGTCGCTCAGCACCGACGTGATGACCCGCCCGGCCATGCCGCCGAAGGCGCTGCCGCTGATGTATAGGCCCATCGACAGCCCCAGCGAGGTCGGCTCGATCTCCTCGCCGAGATACGCCATGGCGATGGCCGGCATGCCGCCCAGCGCGACGCCCAGCAACGCGCGCATCGCCAGCAGTTGCGGATAGCTGTGGGCGAAGGCGCTCAGTATCGTCATCAGCGCGGCGATCGCCATCGCCGCCACCATCAGCGGCTTGCGGCCGAGGCGTTCGGACATCGCGCTCGACGCCACCAGCGACAGGGCCAGCGCGGCGGTCGAGACCGACAACACCATGCTGCTCTGCGCGGCGCTCAGGGCGAATTCGTGCGACAGCAAGGGCATCAGCGGCTGCACGCAGTACAGCAGCGCGAAACAGGAAAAGCCGCCGAAGAACATGGCGCGGTTGCTGCGCTTGAATTCCGCGCTGCCGGCGGCGATACGTGCCGTTGGGGCGTACGGTACCGGTGGGATGGGTAGAGAGGATGCCGAAGCTGTGCTTGAAGACATGTTGGTGTTCCGATGCAAAACTCGATGAGGTCATCTTAGGATTGCACTGTACGACTGTCCAATATATATTTAAGGCGTTAGTCATACTTTAAAAAGATAACAAAAAAGGAGCCTCGGCTTTGGAATTACGTCATTTGCGCTACTTCGTCGCCGTCGCCGAGGAGCTGAGCTTTACCCGCGCCGCCGAGCGCCTGCACATCGGCCAGCCGCCGCTGAGCCACCAGATCCAGATGCTGGAAGCCGAAGTGGGCGCTCAGTTACTGGAACGCAGCAAGCGCTGGGTGCGCCTGACGGAAGCGGGAAAACTGTTCCTGGACGATGCGCGCCGCGTGCTGTCGCTGTCGGAGCAGGCGGTGCAGACGGCGCGCCGGGCCGAGCGTGGCGAGGCTGGCGAATTGCGGGTCGGCTTCACGTTTTCGACGCCGCTGACGCCGCTGTTCGCAACCGTCATCAACCGTTACCGCCAGCGCTATCCGGGCGTCACCTTGACCTTGCATGAGCGATCGACCTTGGCGCAGATCAACGCGCTGGCCAGCCGCGAGCTCGATCTGGGGCTGGTGCGGCCGCCGGAGTCGACGCTGCCCGAAGCGGTGAT is part of the Oxalobacteraceae bacterium OTU3CAMAD1 genome and encodes:
- a CDS encoding EAL domain-containing protein → MDSHQYSAHLRDTEPQPLEHFFADSPYFAFSIDEAGDLLWFNDHTRSALGPIADEAPAASLYATWSVPMLKDEALPTARARGYWRGELELVGAGGVPHMVTQTVEWRRATPQQPGHYLCLSYPLDDYDVFESRLRFKHLFEAHPQPMWVYDLQTLQFLVVNAAAVAHYGYTEAEFLQMTIKDIRPPEQLERLARNLAAAPGKGAERAGSWTHIKRDGSHIEVEISSHSVTIAGHPSRFVVVHDVTEQLQMAAELHASRELKNLVINQIPHQIFWKGLDGNYLGGNEVFARAAGLASTTQVSGKRDEQMPWAHNAEAIRAEDAAIVASGRPQLDYQDHMTLADGSVHWFLISKLPFHDQYGNIIGVLGMIEDITERKQNEMMLQLRGRALDASVNAIVITAHGPDGDLIEYANPAFARLFGHSDADANGRRLELMLGHDQHSDDGEALRAALQSRQEVTLLMGAQHRDGMPLWTQLHLAPVHTGAEITHHVCVLTDLTETINYQEQLEHQASHDALTGLPNRALFGDRMAQAISYAQRYGHGVWVAFIDLDNFKLVNDSEGHQAGDELLCTIGARLSACLDTSDTVARLGGDEFLLLMPDADGRAMSILLERVLDAVSAPVALGKQLFTVTCSIGVSVYPNDGAEPQQLLKHADIAMYRAKEAGRNQIQFYEAAMHTRIAERTMIEAELRHALPRNELSLQYQPKVDLRSGAVVGMEALLRWRHPTMGMVSPARFIGVAEETGMIVAIGRWVLRAACAQNKAWQAAGLTPLRVAVNLSARQFRDPALTGEILAALSDSGLEAQYLELELTESLMMHNVGEAVAVVEQLKRLGIALSIDDFGTGYSSLAYLKQFPVDYLKIDQSFTREMLTEPKVAAIVRSVLALGHSLGFKVIAEGVETEAQLAYLRRHGCDEMQGYFFSRPLLPGDFAELLRQERALAPQLSAVQRQQQTLLLLDDESSIRSSLKRLFRVDGYHILSAETAEQAFDMLAMNEVQVVISDQRMPGMNGTEFLSRVKNMYPGTIRIILSGYADLESVLNAINRGEIYRFYTKPWDDQTLRDNIQEAFEYHRLLHADLGKV
- a CDS encoding CopG family ribbon-helix-helix protein; this encodes MAAAIARPMSVKLDPDTRARLEHLAQSRRRTPHWMLREAIAQYVEREEKRETFKQDTLKAWEEYQTAGLHVTADQADAWLAQLADGNDIDPPECHD
- a CDS encoding type II toxin-antitoxin system RelE/ParE family toxin, translating into MSRLIWSPRALRDVQRRYRFLAGNNPGAATRAVHAIRHGVTMLGHRPEIGRPVEDMEEAFREWSIDFGDSGYVARYRVEPDTDTVVILAVRHQKEAGQ
- a CDS encoding MFS transporter yields the protein MSSSTASASSLPIPPVPYAPTARIAAGSAEFKRSNRAMFFGGFSCFALLYCVQPLMPLLSHEFALSAAQSSMVLSVSTAALALSLVASSAMSERLGRKPLMVAAMAIAALMTILSAFAHSYPQLLAMRALLGVALGGMPAIAMAYLGEEIEPTSLGLSMGLYISGSAFGGMAGRVITSVLSDHFSWRLAIGAVGVAGVLAAWEFWRSLPASRHFVPSGGGVRSMASGFKLHLSDPGMPWLFALAFLLMGAFVSLYNYIGYRLLGAPFGLNHSLVGAVSFLYLLGIYSSVWAGRLADRFGRRHVLWAVMAIMIVGLLLTLSNWLPLIVAGVALFTYGFFATHSVASSWVGRRATTGKALASALYLFFYYLGSSVIGSATGVMWGRDGWPGVVVVLGLALLLAMAVALRLRRLAPLGAAEK
- a CDS encoding LysR family transcriptional regulator, producing MELRHLRYFVAVAEELSFTRAAERLHIGQPPLSHQIQMLEAEVGAQLLERSKRWVRLTEAGKLFLDDARRVLSLSEQAVQTARRAERGEAGELRVGFTFSTPLTPLFATVINRYRQRYPGVTLTLHERSTLAQINALASRELDLGLVRPPESTLPEAVMTTELRRDPLVMVLPEEHPLAARETLRISDLEGQPLVMYPKTAGTGIHPQIFRLCRAAGFEPTIAMEAGEASTMAGLVAAGFGIAVLPSSFDIIRLSGVLYRPLADKDATTALLLAQRKDEISPLVAAFRAIALEAAKA